One genomic window of Ruminococcus gauvreauii includes the following:
- a CDS encoding HAD family hydrolase, whose product MGIKIECVALDLDRTTLNVQGKLSPGNLRAIEQAINAGIHIVIASGRAYSTLPTEVTGIAGIEYAVTSNGAAIYRISDHTCLKQYKIRSASVDTILKMSADEPVTYEAFVDGAAYADRDFIENPVKYGTSLQAVEYVKNTRHLEPDIVQFIKAHMDELDSMDIVVRDAQMKKRIWERIAGADPEVYITSSVQQLIEISHRDAGKHTGLRFVTERLGISQDHVAAFGDGDNDVDMLKFAGYGVAVANASDNCRAAARYLTKHHNEDGVAYGLREILGCIPAEKL is encoded by the coding sequence ATGGGAATAAAAATAGAATGTGTGGCGCTTGATCTGGACCGCACAACATTGAATGTACAGGGAAAACTGAGTCCGGGAAACCTGAGGGCGATCGAACAGGCTATTAACGCAGGCATACATATTGTTATCGCAAGCGGCAGGGCTTACTCTACGCTTCCAACAGAAGTGACGGGGATTGCAGGGATTGAGTACGCGGTAACTTCAAATGGAGCAGCGATCTATCGGATTTCTGATCATACCTGTCTGAAACAGTATAAGATTCGGAGCGCATCCGTGGATACCATACTGAAAATGTCCGCGGATGAGCCGGTGACATATGAGGCGTTTGTCGATGGCGCGGCGTATGCTGACCGGGATTTCATAGAGAATCCGGTAAAATACGGGACCTCCCTGCAGGCTGTCGAGTACGTGAAGAATACAAGGCATCTCGAACCGGATATCGTACAGTTTATCAAAGCACATATGGATGAACTGGACAGCATGGATATCGTCGTTCGGGATGCGCAGATGAAAAAGCGCATCTGGGAAAGGATCGCCGGGGCGGACCCGGAAGTTTATATCACATCCTCCGTGCAGCAGCTGATCGAGATATCACACCGGGATGCAGGCAAACATACCGGACTGCGCTTTGTGACAGAAAGACTCGGGATATCACAGGATCATGTGGCGGCCTTTGGGGATGGGGACAACGACGTGGATATGCTGAAGTTTGCAGGGTACGGGGTAGCCGTGGCGAATGCCTCCGACAACTGCCGTGCGGCGGCGCGTTATCTGACGAAACACCACAATGAAGACGGCGTGGCATACGGGCTGAGAGAGATTCTCGGATGTATTCCCGCAGAGAAATTGTGA
- a CDS encoding transposase produces the protein MRQEIYECESCEGCPHKRECSPKASGNRTIRMNQELTSIHQEVISNLESVHGAHFYHSNS, from the coding sequence ATGAGACAGGAAATCTATGAATGCGAATCATGCGAGGGTTGCCCGCACAAAAGGGAATGCAGCCCTAAGGCATCAGGCAACCGGACGATCCGAATGAATCAGGAGCTGACTTCTATTCATCAGGAAGTAATATCAAATCTCGAATCTGTACATGGAGCACATTTTTATCATAGCAATTCATAG
- a CDS encoding nitroreductase family protein: MEFMKVIQSRQSCRAFTDEMVTGSDLTKIIQAGNAAPVANGVYENVQLTVIQNKELIAGLEENAHNAMPGIPEHPLYGLSTVISINCKIEENTAMAWANASVIAENMMLAATDLGLGSIYLMAVPVTAQYNPELCRDIKVQEGFAPYVMVGIGKPQNGLEERELTADRISITYI, encoded by the coding sequence ATGGAATTTATGAAAGTAATTCAGAGCAGACAATCCTGCCGTGCCTTTACCGATGAAATGGTGACGGGAAGTGATCTGACCAAGATAATTCAGGCCGGAAATGCTGCCCCTGTGGCGAATGGTGTCTATGAAAATGTACAGTTAACCGTCATACAGAATAAAGAGCTGATTGCCGGACTGGAGGAAAATGCACATAACGCTATGCCGGGCATTCCGGAACATCCATTATATGGACTGTCAACCGTTATTTCTATTAATTGTAAAATTGAAGAGAATACGGCGATGGCATGGGCGAACGCGTCTGTCATTGCCGAAAATATGATGCTTGCTGCCACTGATTTGGGTCTGGGAAGCATCTATCTAATGGCGGTACCGGTTACGGCACAGTATAATCCCGAATTGTGCAGAGATATTAAAGTTCAGGAGGGATTCGCACCTTATGTTATGGTAGGAATCGGCAAGCCACAAAACGGATTGGAGGAACGGGAGCTCACAGCGGACCGTATCAGCATCACATATATCTGA
- a CDS encoding winged helix-turn-helix transcriptional regulator yields MIKEMTCEEYIEFVHRTDSMSKDCPVCKTLKLFSSKWRLAVIYELCKKPSYRFGELKRSLSTITNTMLTTTLRDLENMDIVNRVQFNEIPPHVEYSLTEKGRAFFPIFFEIAKWGEEYL; encoded by the coding sequence ATGATTAAAGAAATGACATGTGAAGAATACATAGAATTTGTTCATCGTACAGACAGTATGTCAAAGGATTGTCCCGTTTGCAAAACCTTGAAATTATTCAGCAGCAAGTGGCGGTTAGCTGTTATCTACGAACTGTGTAAAAAGCCAAGTTATCGTTTCGGTGAACTCAAGAGATCACTCTCCACGATTACCAATACGATGCTGACAACAACACTAAGAGATTTGGAGAATATGGATATTGTAAATCGCGTACAGTTCAATGAGATACCTCCCCACGTCGAATATTCTCTGACGGAAAAGGGAAGGGCGTTCTTCCCTATCTTCTTTGAAATCGCAAAGTGGGGGGAAGAATATTTATAA